The genomic region CACCGGCGTCTGCATCGGCGCGGGCCAGTGCGCGCTGACCGCGCCCGGGGTGTTCACCCAGGACGACGACGGCTTCAGCGAGCTGCTCCCGGGCCGCGCGGACGGCGCCAGGAGCGCGCTGGTCCGGGAGGCCGCTCGGGCCTGCCCGGTCTCGGCCATCTCCGTCCGCGAGGACTGACCCGGCCGGTGGTGGGTGCGCAGGTATCGGGGGGCTGGATTTCCTGTACAGTTGTCCAGGAAATCTAGTCCCCCGAGAAGTGGAGGCGGCCATGCACACGGTCGCTCAGATATTGACCGGCCTCGTGGCCGCGCTGCACGTGTACTTCCTGGTCCTGGAGATGTTCCTGTGGCAGCGGCCGCCGGGGCGCGCGCTACACGGCTTCGACGCGGAAACCGCCCGGCTCACCGCACCGCTCGCCGCCAATCAGGGCCTCTACAACGGCTTCCTCGCCGCCGGGCTGGTCTGGGCGCTCGTCATCGACTCGCTGGCCACGCAGGTCTTCTTCCTCGTCTGCGTGATCGTCGCCGGGGTGTACGGGGCCGCGACCGCCAACCGCCGGATCCTCATCGTGCAGGCCCTGCCCGCGGCACTGGCCCTCGGCGCGGCACTGGCAGCGTGAGCCCTCAGGAGCCGCGCGAGCCCGCCGTGCGCGCGCCGGACCCGCGCACGGCGAGGACGAAGGCGCGGCTGCGCGAGAGCCTGCTCGCCGAGTGCGCGGACAAGCCGCTCGCCGAGGTCAGCGTCTCGGCCGTGGTCCGCGGGGCGCAGGTCGGCCGCGCCACGTTCTACCTCCATTACGAGGACCTCACCGCGCTCGCCGTGGACGCCTGCGCGGATGTGGTGCACGCGGCGGTCGACGCCCTGCACACCTGGCAGACGGGCCCCGGATCGCTTCCCCCGGCGCGGCCGCCCGCCGCGCTGGCCGCGTTCCTGACGGCCGCGGCGGACCGGGCGCCGCTCTACCGCACGCTGCTCCTCCCGGGCGGCGGCGGACCGCTCGGCGACCGCCTCCACCGGGAGCTGCGCGCCCGCGCGCACGCCGAGCGCACGGCGGCGGGCGCCCCGCACTCCGATCTCGTCGCGTCGGCGGTGGCCGCCACCTTCACCGGCGTCCTGGCGGACTGGCTGCACGGTGCCGTCCCGGCGGATCCGGCCGGACTGGCGGACCAGCTGTGGCGGCTGCTCCTGGCCCTCCACCAGGCCGCTTAGGACGGGGAGCGACCTTCGCGCCGCGGACGCCGAGAGCCCCGCCGGCCGGACCGGCGGGGCTCCCATCACGGGCGGTGCTCGTGAAGCGGACTACCGGAGGGGAACCACCCGCTCGGCCTGGGGGCCCTTGGGGCCCTGGGTGACGTTGTACTCGACCCTCGCGTTCTCTTCCAGGGACTTGAAGCCGGTGGTCTCGATGGCGGAGAAGTGCACGAACACGTCCGGGCCGCCGTCGTCCTGCTGGATGAACCCGAATCCCTTCTCCGAGTTGAACCACTTCACGATGCCTGTTGCCATCTTGCTGATCCTTCTCAACGTTCCACTGCGGGCCGCATATGCGGCCGTCATTGATCCTGCCCAAACGTCCCTCGGAGCACACGCTGAACGCGGCCAACCGTGGCGTGGCGCGTATTCGAACTTCTGACCGCCCTGTCCGTGAATCGAGGGATCGGCGCCTTCTCAAGACGCTTCGAGGGGGGACGGAGACCGAGGGGCTGCCGCGCGGGCTCGCCGCGGTCCGCCGACCCGGCAGCCCACGCAGTCGGCATGGCCCGTGTGCGCCGCGGTGTCCCGGGTGCGCCAGTCCCACTCGGCCTCGGGACGCGGCCCGCTCGGCTTGCCCCACCCCGCGAGGTGGAGGAGCCAGGTGACGATCCCGGCCGCGACGACGACGCCGAGGCCCAGCCAGATGCCGGGGGTCCACGCCGCGCACACCGCGGCGCCCGCTCCG from Streptomyces sp. NBC_00190 harbors:
- a CDS encoding ferredoxin, translated to MRIDIDTGVCIGAGQCALTAPGVFTQDDDGFSELLPGRADGARSALVREAARACPVSAISVRED
- a CDS encoding DUF1304 domain-containing protein, which translates into the protein MHTVAQILTGLVAALHVYFLVLEMFLWQRPPGRALHGFDAETARLTAPLAANQGLYNGFLAAGLVWALVIDSLATQVFFLVCVIVAGVYGAATANRRILIVQALPAALALGAALAA
- a CDS encoding TetR/AcrR family transcriptional regulator; the protein is MSPQEPREPAVRAPDPRTARTKARLRESLLAECADKPLAEVSVSAVVRGAQVGRATFYLHYEDLTALAVDACADVVHAAVDALHTWQTGPGSLPPARPPAALAAFLTAAADRAPLYRTLLLPGGGGPLGDRLHRELRARAHAERTAAGAPHSDLVASAVAATFTGVLADWLHGAVPADPAGLADQLWRLLLALHQAA
- a CDS encoding cold-shock protein, with amino-acid sequence MATGIVKWFNSEKGFGFIQQDDGGPDVFVHFSAIETTGFKSLEENARVEYNVTQGPKGPQAERVVPLR
- a CDS encoding HGxxPAAW family protein, coding for MSAHGHVDLGHTVAGWTGTTLALLGFAGAGAAVCAAWTPGIWLGLGVVVAAGIVTWLLHLAGWGKPSGPRPEAEWDWRTRDTAAHTGHADCVGCRVGGPRRARAAAPRSPSPLEAS